From Rhizobium favelukesii, the proteins below share one genomic window:
- a CDS encoding glycoside hydrolase family protein, which yields MPINKIVATKRGKAAIAAAIIAAAVGGWQSQKDTSAAVHPPAVILAQKALIETWEGVVLEAHWDPYAKIYDICYGKTKLNGKPITKGMKFTKQQCADFLEDDLYNEYYLPLVKRTN from the coding sequence ATGCCAATCAATAAAATAGTCGCCACAAAGCGCGGCAAGGCGGCAATTGCCGCTGCCATTATCGCTGCCGCGGTAGGCGGCTGGCAAAGCCAGAAGGACACGTCTGCGGCAGTCCACCCGCCGGCAGTTATTCTTGCGCAAAAGGCGCTGATCGAGACGTGGGAAGGCGTCGTACTCGAAGCGCACTGGGATCCATACGCCAAGATCTACGACATCTGCTACGGCAAGACGAAGTTGAACGGCAAGCCAATCACCAAGGGCATGAAGTTCACCAAGCAGCAGTGCGCTGACTTCCTCGAAGACGACCTCTACAACGAATATTACCTGCCGCTGGTCAAGCGTACGAACTGA
- a CDS encoding ATP-grasp domain-containing protein — protein sequence MSRFNLLVIGFAGDHTIRHVLQCLAGHDYEFLELFEFYATGEVDLDTAAHRLTIRCSDACLNLSDYKCIYQRLLHPGKSESFGVVPRIQQARFRALDLAIASCQSRVVNNLYAGWENNFKPLQTYLLAEAGFTVPRSLSTSIAEDFKAFSRSRPTIYKSNSGERSVVEEVGNVTPDRLSTLRQCPVFFQERVSGIDVRVHTVGENAFGVAVESGAVDYRYVGRSRQIAHFRPYPDIPTTISDLCVSYAKSRNIYLAGFDFKVTEDNIWYCLEMNPCPGFDSYDRVLGGVIGSSLVASLVN from the coding sequence ATGAGTAGATTTAACCTCTTAGTGATTGGTTTCGCTGGTGATCACACGATCCGACATGTTTTGCAGTGCCTAGCCGGGCACGATTATGAGTTTTTGGAGTTGTTCGAATTTTATGCGACGGGCGAGGTTGATTTGGATACCGCGGCCCATCGCCTGACTATCCGTTGCTCAGACGCTTGCTTAAATTTGTCAGACTACAAGTGTATTTATCAACGACTTCTACATCCGGGAAAAAGCGAATCATTCGGCGTCGTTCCACGTATTCAGCAGGCCCGGTTTCGGGCGCTCGACCTCGCGATAGCGTCTTGTCAGTCGAGAGTCGTAAACAATTTGTACGCCGGCTGGGAGAATAACTTCAAGCCGCTTCAAACTTATCTGTTGGCAGAAGCAGGATTCACAGTACCGCGCTCCCTAAGCACGTCAATAGCAGAAGATTTCAAAGCATTTTCACGAAGTCGACCAACGATTTACAAGTCCAACAGTGGGGAACGGAGCGTTGTAGAGGAGGTTGGGAACGTTACACCGGATCGTCTATCAACGCTGCGTCAATGCCCAGTCTTCTTTCAAGAGCGCGTTTCCGGAATTGACGTCAGAGTGCATACCGTGGGTGAGAACGCATTTGGCGTCGCCGTAGAAAGCGGCGCGGTCGATTACAGGTACGTCGGTCGTAGTAGACAGATTGCTCACTTCCGGCCCTATCCCGACATACCGACCACAATTTCGGACCTTTGCGTATCCTACGCCAAGTCTAGAAATATCTATTTAGCCGGTTTCGACTTCAAGGTGACAGAGGACAATATCTGGTACTGCTTGGAAATGAATCCATGTCCTGGATTCGACAGCTATGATCGAGTTTTGGGTGGGGTGATCGGCTCATCTCTGGTCGCTAGCCTGGTCAACTGA
- a CDS encoding DUF982 domain-containing protein: MDQDLPVFIKPLDVEIDGVDQYRHAETVQDLARMLLSKWPGCEGEKFHSALMRSIEAMEWYVAAATARSAFVDAAHEAGMHVLPDDMAEMKKAS, translated from the coding sequence ATGGACCAAGATCTTCCCGTTTTCATAAAGCCGTTGGACGTCGAGATCGATGGCGTCGATCAGTACCGACATGCCGAAACCGTTCAGGATCTCGCGCGAATGCTTCTGAGCAAATGGCCAGGCTGCGAAGGGGAAAAATTCCATAGCGCCCTCATGCGATCCATTGAGGCGATGGAGTGGTATGTCGCCGCCGCGACGGCACGCTCAGCTTTTGTCGATGCCGCTCACGAGGCGGGCATGCATGTCCTTCCGGATGACATGGCAGAGATGAAGAAGGCCAGCTAA
- the ligD gene encoding non-homologous end-joining DNA ligase translates to MARAPRSQPLQADAQPLRSRARKPRDPSQPKLPLDPMPARIEPCLALLKPRPPIGPDWTYEVKWDGYRIALHLNNGNVRILTRGGHDWTHRFPGIEEAAKRLGVGTAILDGEAVVLDEEGRPDFGRLQNSLGGRGGKLPAGNAIMFAFDLLYFDGHDIRNMELSSRRFFLESLLRNEEGAIRLSDEVDGDGREIFAAAYEHGLEGIIAKHKDSTYRSGRLGDWIKVKCVQSDSFMIVGYEHSLSARGGIGSLLLAARKEGKLVYVGSVGTGFSELTAQHLRTTLDRIKRKSSPIEYGGRRRVVWVQPTLIAEIEYRAWTHDGKLRHSSYKGLREVQDNAAVYELV, encoded by the coding sequence ATGGCCAGGGCTCCACGTTCCCAGCCTCTACAGGCCGACGCTCAGCCGCTCCGTTCGCGCGCACGAAAGCCGCGTGACCCTTCCCAGCCGAAACTCCCCCTTGATCCAATGCCGGCTCGCATCGAGCCATGCCTTGCGCTTCTCAAGCCGCGTCCACCAATCGGTCCCGATTGGACCTATGAGGTGAAATGGGATGGCTATCGGATCGCCCTCCACCTGAACAATGGAAATGTCCGGATCCTCACCCGCGGCGGCCATGACTGGACGCATAGATTTCCCGGGATCGAGGAGGCGGCCAAGAGACTTGGCGTCGGCACGGCCATCCTGGACGGCGAGGCCGTCGTGCTCGACGAAGAGGGCAGGCCGGACTTTGGACGGTTACAGAACTCCCTCGGGGGTCGCGGTGGCAAGCTGCCGGCCGGCAACGCGATCATGTTCGCGTTTGACCTTCTCTACTTCGATGGGCATGACATTCGAAACATGGAGTTGTCGTCACGCCGCTTCTTCCTGGAATCGCTCCTTCGGAACGAGGAAGGCGCAATCCGCCTCTCGGATGAAGTCGATGGTGACGGTCGCGAGATTTTCGCTGCGGCCTACGAGCACGGCCTCGAAGGCATCATTGCGAAGCATAAGGATAGCACCTATCGCTCGGGCCGGCTCGGTGACTGGATCAAGGTGAAGTGCGTCCAGAGCGACAGCTTCATGATCGTCGGCTACGAGCATTCGCTCTCGGCTCGCGGCGGGATCGGCAGTTTGCTGTTAGCGGCCCGCAAAGAAGGCAAGCTGGTCTATGTCGGTTCGGTCGGCACTGGTTTCAGCGAGCTTACCGCGCAGCATCTACGTACGACGCTAGACCGCATCAAGCGGAAGTCGTCGCCGATCGAATACGGCGGACGGCGCCGAGTGGTCTGGGTGCAGCCGACGCTGATTGCCGAGATCGAGTATCGCGCCTGGACACATGACGGGAAGCTGCGGCACTCTTCATACAAAGGGTTGAGAGAAGTGCAGGACAACGCTGCAGTCTATGAGCTGGTTTGA